The Diaminobutyricimonas aerilata nucleotide sequence CGTCAACGCCGCGGCCCGGTTCGTCGTGAACCGCCGCAAGGACTTCTCGGGAGCCAACTGATGACCGCGGTCGCCACACCCAACGCTCTCGCCTCCGGGCGGCTGCCCAAGATGGCCCCGTGGGGGGTGCTCGTCGGATCCTGGGTGGTCATGGGCGGCATCCTCGCCCTGCTCGCCGCGGGCGGCCTGCTCGACGCGGTGAGCCCCGTCGCGGTGATCTTCTGGGGCACGGTGCTCTACATCGGCGCGATCTACGTGATCTCGCGGCTCGTCGAGGGTCACCGCCAGGCGACGGACCGCTTCGTCACGGCCCTCGTCGTGACGGCGTTCATCATCGCCCTGCTTCCGCTCGTCTCGCTGCTCACCACGGTGATCGGCAACGGCCTCAACCGCTTCGATCTCGAGTTCTTCACCTTCTCGATGCGCAACGTCGTCGGGGAGGGCGGCGGTGCCGCGCACGCGATCTCGGGCACGCTGCTCATCACGCTCGCGGCGACGATCATCTCGGTGCCGATCGGCCTGATGACCGCGATCTACCTCGTGGAGTACGGCAACAACAGCCGCCTCGCGAAGGGCGTCACGTTCCTCATCGACGTCATGACGGGCATCCCGTCGATCGTCGCCGGTCTGTTCGCCTACGCGCTCTTCGCGATCTTCCTCGGCCCGGGCGTGCGGCTGGGCTTCGCCGGCGCGATCGCCTTGTCGGTGCTGATGATCCCCGTCGTCGTCCGCTCCTGCGAGGAGATGCTGCGCCTCGTGCCCAACGAACTGCGCGAGGCGTCGTTCGCGCTCGGGGTGCCGAAGTGGCTCACCGTCGTGAAGGTCGTGCTGCCCACCTCGATCGCCGGCATCACCACGGGCATCATGCTCGCCATCGCCCGTGTGATCGGCGAGACGGCCCCGCTGCTCGTCGTCGCCGGCTTCACGGCGAGCCTCAACACCAACCTGCTCGCCGAGCGCATGCAGAGCCTGCCGGTGTTCGTGTTCTCGTCGTACGCCAACCCGGGCGTCGACACGCAGGCCTACATCGACCGCGCATGGGCGGGAGCACTGACGCTCATCCTCATCGTCATGCTTCTCAACCTCGTCGCGCGGCTCATCGCCCGCTTCTTCGCCCCCAAGCTCGGCCGCTAAGGAGAAACCCGTGTCCAAGCGCATCGAGGTCCGTGACCTCAACGTGTACTACAGCAAGTTCCTGGCGGTGGAGGGCGTCTCCCTGACGATCGAACCGCGCACCGTGACGGCCTTCATCGGCCCGTCCGGGTGCGGCAAGTCCACCTTCCTCCGCACCCTCAACCGCATGCACGAGGTCATCCCCGGCGCCCGCGTCGAGGGCGAGGTGCTCATCGACAACAACAACCTGTACGCCCCCGGCGTCGATCCGGTGCTCGTGCGGCGTCAGGTCGGCATGGTGTTCCAGCGCCCCAACCCGTTCCCGACGATGTCGATCCGCGACAACGTGCTCGCCGGCGTGAAGCTCAACAACCGGCGCATGTCGAAGAGCGATGCGGATTCGCTCGTCGAGAAGTCGCTGCAGGGCGCGAACCTGTGGAACGAGGTCAAGGACCGCCTCGACCGCCCGGGCGCCGGTCTCTCCGGTGGTCAGCAGCAGCGACTGTGCATCGCCCGCGCGATCGCCGTCTCGCCCGAGGTCATCCTCATGGACGAGCCGTGCTCGGCCCTCGACCCGATCTCGACGCTCGCGATCGAGGACCTCATCGAGGAACTCAAGCAGGAGTACACGATCGTCATCGTGACCCACAACATGCAGCAGGCGAGCCGCGTGAGCGACCGCACCGCGTTCTTCAACATCGCGGGCACCGGCAAGCCGGGCAAGCTCATCGAGTACGACGACACGAACACGATCTTCTCCAAGCCGAGTGTGCAGGCGACCGAGGACTACGTCTCCGGCAAGTTCGGATGATCCTCCCCCACGCATGAGAAGGGGCGCGACCGCTGCGGCGGTCGCGCCCCTTCCGTGTTGCGGAACCGACGCGGGTCAGGTCTCGAGCACCGTCACGAGACGTTCGAGGGTGGGCTCCTTCGAACCACCCTCCGGCTCGATCGTGATCCCGACCGCGTCGCCGGCGTTCATCTCGCCGTCGAGCACCGCGAAGTTGTCGCCGGAGCCGGCTCGGAACAGTCCCGCCGATACCGTCTCGTCACCGATGTACCAGAGCTCGTAGACCTCGCCCTCGGGCAGCTCGTCGAGACCGTCCCAGCTGATCGCCGATCGCTGCAGCTCGAGCGAGTAGTACATCGAGAGCGTGGCTCCGGTCGGCAGCTGCTGCACGACCCGACGGGCATCCGGGGCCGCGGCCACTTCGGCGAACGCGGCCGCCTCGGTCGACACCGCCGGCGGTCGGTCGAGCGATCGGCCGATGGCGACCCCGCCGAAGAGCAGGCCGGCTGCGGCCGCGACCGCTCCGAGCACGGCGACGGAGGTGCGCACCCAGCTCCGCCGGGCGCGTCGCTCGGCGGGCCCGGCGTCCGGCGTGGCCGCCCGCTCGATGCGGGGGTCGACGGTCGCCACAGGGGGCACCGACGCGGCGCGGGTCACCGTGGCCGGTGCGACTTCCGCCGGGGAGACGGCGGTGGGGCCGGCGGGCGTCTCGCGCGGCAATTGCGGCGTGGTGGCGACCGCCGCCATCAGCCGCGCCTTCAGGTCGGGCGACGGTGTCACCGGCTCGACGGCGAGCCCGAGCACCACCGCCGTGTCCGCGAGTTCGGTCACCTCGTGCGGCAGCGATCCGGATTCGGAGACGCGCGCCTCGAACTCGGCGCGTTCGCTCTCGGACAACGCGTTGAGCACGTAGGCGCCGGTGGAGTTCTCGTCGTCGTGGCGGGTCATGAGGTCACCCCCATCTCGTCGCGCAACCGGATCATGCCGTCGCGCAATCGTGTCTTGATCGTGCCGATCGGCACGCTGAGGATCGACGCCACCTCGCTGTGGCTGTAGCCGCCGTAGTAGGCGAGGGTGATGGCCTGCCGCTGGAGCTCGGTGAGCCGGGACATGGCCTTCTTCACCCGTTCGGATTCCATGGTCACCTCGACCGATTCGGACACCGAATCGTAGTCGGGCGACCAGTCGCGGATGCCGATCCTGGTGTCGCGGTCCCGCCCCGCCTGCGAGCTGCGCACGCGGTCGACCGCTCGGCGGTGGGCCATGGTGAGGATCCAGGTCACGGCACCGCCCTTGCCGGCGTCGTAGCGCGTGGCGTTCTGCCAGACCTCGAGGAAGATCTCCTGCGTCACCTCCTCCGACTGGGCGCGGTCGCGCAGCAGCCGGGTGACGAGGCCGAGCACGCGCGGCGCGATGCGGTCGTACAGCTCCGCGAACGCCTGCTGGTCTCCCTCGGCCACGCGGGCGAGCAGGGCGTCGAGGGCGGGCGCGCCGGACCGGTCGGTCTGGTGTCCGCCTTCGATTCCGTCTCGCACGGGCTCCAGCATGACAGGTCGTGCTGCGCGACGCATGGGCCCGCCCGCGGTGCGGATGGTCGTCGATGCGGTCATCGGGTCGCCTCACGGTCGGGCACCCGCCTGCGGCACGGGCGGGTTCGGGTCGGGCCCACCGGGGCGGGCTTCGGGGCTGGGAGAGCGCGCACCGCCCCGGTGGGTGGGGAGGGCGACGCGGCCGGCCCTGGGACGACCCGGCGCGTCGGCGCCTCACTCTTCATTCGGTGCCGAGCGCCGGAGGGATTGGTCATCCGAAGGTGAACGAGTACACCTCGACGCCCGGATCGACCGTGACGTCGAGCACCCCGCGATCCAGATCGTCGAACTCGGCGATCGGGTACGAGGTCGGCACTCCGCCCACCTCGAACTCCTTCAGCTCGCCATCGATCCGGTAGCTCACCGTGCCTTCGCCGCCGAGCACCATACGGATCTCCCGCGCGGTGTAGTCGAGTCGGATGCGGGCGTCACCGGAGGTCGGGGTGGCGTTCTGGAAGTCGATCGTCCAGTCGCCGTCGAGGGCGAAGCTGTCGCGCTTCAGCTCCTTCGGCAGCGAGTAGGAGCCCTCGCCGTTGCGGTAGTCGCCCTTCCCCGCGTAGTTGACCTCCTTGCCGACGGAGAGGTAGGTCTCCGGAGTCGTCGAGCCCGCGTCGGGTGACGCGTCCGCCACCTCGGTGGCGTCGGGCAACCGCACGTCGGGGTCGGCGTCCTGCAGGAGTTCGCGGATCAGCTTCTCCGTGGTGTCGTAGTCGCCCTCACCGAACTTGATGTGCCGCACGGTGCCCTCGGCGTCGACGAGGTAGTGCGCGGGCCAGTACCGGTTGCGGTAGTTGGTCCAGGTGGAGAGCGAGTTGTCGAGCGCGACCGGGTACTCGATGCCGAACGAGGCCGCACCCGCCTTGACGTTGCGCGGCTCCTTCTCGAAGGCGTACTCGGGAGAGTGCACGCCGATCACCTCGAGGCCGGCATCCGCGTAGGCGTCGTACCAGGCGGTGACGTGCGGGATGGAGCGCTGGCAGTTGATGCAGGAGTACGCCCAGAAGTCGATGAGCACGACCTGGCCGCGCAGCTCGTCGAGCGCGATCGGCGCGTTCCCGGGGGTGTTGAACCACTCCTGGATGCCGCGGATCGACGGCGCCGTGCCGCACGACTCGAGTTCGGTGGCGCCCTCGGTGCATTCCGAGAGGGCACGGTTCTCATCGGTGACGAGCCCGCCGAGGTCGAGCTGTTCCTGCACCTGCTCGGAGTTGCCGATGGTGTCCTGCAGGTAGCTCGTGTAGTCCGGGATGATGCGCTGCAGGTACTGCGGCAGGTTGAAGACGAGACCGATCGCGAGAGCGATCATGAGGATGCCGCCGGTGAGCCGGATGCCCTTCTGACGGCGGCGGAAGGTCTTGACCCGCTCCCCCACGCGACGTCCGGCGAGCGCGAAGATGAGCAGCGGCAGGGCGGCGCCGACGGCGAAGGTGAGGGTCAGCACGACCGTCTCGACGCCGATCTGCCCGGTCGATCCGGCGACGGTGATCGCGGCGAGCACGGGGCCGGCACACGGCACGTAGACCGCGCCGAGCGCGAGCCCGAGCACGAACCCGCCGCGGTCGGTGCCGACGTTCTTCTGCGGGATCCACGAGAACGGCTTCTCGAGGATGTGCTGGAACGCCGGCACGATGAGCCCGATGCCGATGAGCACGAGCACGACGATCCCGGCCCAGCGCAGGAAGTCCTGCGGCAGTCCGAGCAGGCCCAGGATGAGCGAGCCGATGAGCGTGAAGACGCTGAACGCGGTGACGAGGCCGAGGATGACGAGGTAGGGCCGCCACCTCGAGACCTTCGGCGCTGCGGCATCCGTACCTCCCTCCCGGGCGGACTGCACCCCGCCGGAGAGGAAGATCACCGGCAGCACGGGC carries:
- the pstA gene encoding phosphate ABC transporter permease PstA, coding for MTAVATPNALASGRLPKMAPWGVLVGSWVVMGGILALLAAGGLLDAVSPVAVIFWGTVLYIGAIYVISRLVEGHRQATDRFVTALVVTAFIIALLPLVSLLTTVIGNGLNRFDLEFFTFSMRNVVGEGGGAAHAISGTLLITLAATIISVPIGLMTAIYLVEYGNNSRLAKGVTFLIDVMTGIPSIVAGLFAYALFAIFLGPGVRLGFAGAIALSVLMIPVVVRSCEEMLRLVPNELREASFALGVPKWLTVVKVVLPTSIAGITTGIMLAIARVIGETAPLLVVAGFTASLNTNLLAERMQSLPVFVFSSYANPGVDTQAYIDRAWAGALTLILIVMLLNLVARLIARFFAPKLGR
- the pstB gene encoding phosphate ABC transporter ATP-binding protein PstB → MSKRIEVRDLNVYYSKFLAVEGVSLTIEPRTVTAFIGPSGCGKSTFLRTLNRMHEVIPGARVEGEVLIDNNNLYAPGVDPVLVRRQVGMVFQRPNPFPTMSIRDNVLAGVKLNNRRMSKSDADSLVEKSLQGANLWNEVKDRLDRPGAGLSGGQQQRLCIARAIAVSPEVILMDEPCSALDPISTLAIEDLIEELKQEYTIVIVTHNMQQASRVSDRTAFFNIAGTGKPGKLIEYDDTNTIFSKPSVQATEDYVSGKFG
- a CDS encoding sigma-70 family RNA polymerase sigma factor, giving the protein MLEPVRDGIEGGHQTDRSGAPALDALLARVAEGDQQAFAELYDRIAPRVLGLVTRLLRDRAQSEEVTQEIFLEVWQNATRYDAGKGGAVTWILTMAHRRAVDRVRSSQAGRDRDTRIGIRDWSPDYDSVSESVEVTMESERVKKAMSRLTELQRQAITLAYYGGYSHSEVASILSVPIGTIKTRLRDGMIRLRDEMGVTS
- a CDS encoding anti-sigma factor domain-containing protein; amino-acid sequence: MTRHDDENSTGAYVLNALSESERAEFEARVSESGSLPHEVTELADTAVVLGLAVEPVTPSPDLKARLMAAVATTPQLPRETPAGPTAVSPAEVAPATVTRAASVPPVATVDPRIERAATPDAGPAERRARRSWVRTSVAVLGAVAAAAGLLFGGVAIGRSLDRPPAVSTEAAAFAEVAAAPDARRVVQQLPTGATLSMYYSLELQRSAISWDGLDELPEGEVYELWYIGDETVSAGLFRAGSGDNFAVLDGEMNAGDAVGITIEPEGGSKEPTLERLVTVLET
- a CDS encoding cytochrome c biogenesis protein DipZ translates to MLVSLALIGLIGGLITGISPCILPVLPVIFLSGGVQSAREGGTDAAAPKVSRWRPYLVILGLVTAFSVFTLIGSLILGLLGLPQDFLRWAGIVVLVLIGIGLIVPAFQHILEKPFSWIPQKNVGTDRGGFVLGLALGAVYVPCAGPVLAAITVAGSTGQIGVETVVLTLTFAVGAALPLLIFALAGRRVGERVKTFRRRQKGIRLTGGILMIALAIGLVFNLPQYLQRIIPDYTSYLQDTIGNSEQVQEQLDLGGLVTDENRALSECTEGATELESCGTAPSIRGIQEWFNTPGNAPIALDELRGQVVLIDFWAYSCINCQRSIPHVTAWYDAYADAGLEVIGVHSPEYAFEKEPRNVKAGAASFGIEYPVALDNSLSTWTNYRNRYWPAHYLVDAEGTVRHIKFGEGDYDTTEKLIRELLQDADPDVRLPDATEVADASPDAGSTTPETYLSVGKEVNYAGKGDYRNGEGSYSLPKELKRDSFALDGDWTIDFQNATPTSGDARIRLDYTAREIRMVLGGEGTVSYRIDGELKEFEVGGVPTSYPIAEFDDLDRGVLDVTVDPGVEVYSFTFG